Proteins encoded within one genomic window of Longimicrobium sp.:
- a CDS encoding serine/threonine-protein kinase translates to MYGIAGLLTGRTLAGRYRIDAVVGRGGMGAVYRATDERLGREVAVKVIGTGGADPGDHARLRARFHREARAVASLRHPNVVAVYDFGTDAEVDLDFLVMELLRGEDLAARLTRTGAPPLGVAVSILRQAARGLAAGHRVGLVHRDIKPGNLFLEDGDSPDEPHVRVLDFGIAKLDADDGSMTALTEFGRAPFSPAYASPEQMSGEGDVGPASDVFSLAAVGYHLATGMRPFTSSDPARAAEEVTAAVRALPQRAPQLPGDLHEALVRALSLSPRERFRDAAAFAQALGVAPTVASAPRPATPVSAPSEPTLMFVADEEDFTRLQNEAPRPASTTAPAPRVPPPVPVRPAPLRATAVSVEPPAPPPVRPAPAHPVRPTAPVAGPAAPGAPMLEDRRQPGMMRRFLRALWEFSVTSIVLGLFVGSWALAASGVVEENRAQFLGGAVATVLFTPWAVHRLTGRRGRAGLGVLGSAAATGATVRYIGLDADPAILLAATFGLQVVTCFALSWLTRRSVREAVAV, encoded by the coding sequence ATGTATGGGATCGCCGGACTGCTGACGGGGCGCACACTCGCCGGCCGCTACCGCATCGACGCGGTGGTCGGTCGCGGCGGCATGGGCGCCGTGTACCGCGCCACCGACGAGCGGCTGGGGCGCGAGGTCGCCGTGAAGGTGATCGGCACGGGCGGCGCCGACCCCGGCGACCACGCCCGCCTGCGCGCGCGCTTCCACCGCGAGGCGCGCGCGGTGGCCTCGCTGCGCCACCCCAACGTGGTGGCCGTGTACGACTTCGGCACGGACGCCGAGGTGGACCTCGACTTCCTGGTGATGGAGCTGCTGCGCGGCGAGGACCTGGCCGCGCGCCTCACCCGCACCGGTGCGCCGCCGCTGGGGGTGGCCGTGTCGATCCTGCGCCAGGCGGCGCGCGGGCTGGCCGCGGGGCACCGCGTGGGCCTGGTGCACCGCGACATCAAGCCGGGCAACCTCTTCCTGGAGGACGGCGACAGCCCGGACGAGCCGCACGTGCGCGTCCTGGACTTCGGCATCGCCAAGCTGGATGCCGACGACGGCTCCATGACGGCGCTCACCGAGTTCGGCCGCGCCCCCTTCTCCCCCGCCTACGCATCGCCCGAGCAGATGTCGGGCGAGGGCGACGTGGGCCCGGCGTCGGACGTGTTCAGCCTCGCCGCCGTCGGCTACCACCTGGCGACGGGGATGCGCCCCTTCACCTCATCCGACCCCGCCCGCGCCGCGGAGGAGGTGACCGCCGCCGTGCGCGCCCTCCCCCAGCGCGCTCCGCAGCTCCCCGGCGACCTGCACGAGGCGCTGGTGCGCGCGCTGTCGCTGTCGCCGCGCGAGCGCTTTCGCGACGCCGCTGCCTTCGCCCAGGCGCTGGGGGTGGCGCCGACCGTCGCCTCGGCGCCACGCCCCGCGACGCCGGTCTCCGCCCCCTCCGAGCCGACGCTGATGTTCGTAGCGGACGAGGAGGACTTCACGCGCCTGCAGAACGAGGCGCCGCGCCCGGCCTCCACCACGGCCCCCGCGCCGCGCGTGCCGCCGCCGGTTCCCGTCCGTCCCGCGCCGCTGCGCGCGACGGCGGTGTCGGTGGAGCCGCCCGCTCCGCCGCCGGTCCGCCCGGCGCCCGCCCACCCGGTGCGTCCGACTGCACCCGTAGCCGGGCCTGCCGCACCCGGCGCTCCGATGCTGGAGGATCGGCGCCAGCCAGGGATGATGCGGCGTTTCCTGCGCGCGCTGTGGGAGTTCTCGGTCACCTCCATCGTGCTGGGGCTCTTTGTGGGCTCCTGGGCGCTCGCCGCCTCCGGCGTGGTGGAGGAGAACCGCGCCCAGTTCCTCGGCGGTGCGGTGGCTACCGTGCTCTTCACCCCCTGGGCCGTGCACCGGCTGACGGGGCGGCGCGGGCGAGCGGGGCTGGGCGTGCTCGGCTCGGCCGCCGCCACGGGCGCCACGGTCCGCTACATCGGCCTCGACGCCGACCCCGCGATCCTCCTCGCCGCCACCTTTGGGCTCCAGGTGGTGACGTGCTTCGCGCTGTCGTGGCTGACGCGGCGGAGCGTGCGTGAGGCGGTGGCGGTGTAG
- a CDS encoding PIN domain-containing protein: protein MTSLAVTDAHALIWYAQDRPRKLGGAARRMFEAMEEGSALIYVPALVLVEVGEATAAGRLALPFGFEEWTGRLLSSGRCFAVDLTWEIIRRAERLRAIPERGDRLIAATAAQLGHPLITRDPAIAAASGVEVIW from the coding sequence ATGACCTCGCTCGCGGTCACGGATGCGCACGCGCTGATCTGGTACGCGCAGGACCGGCCCAGGAAGCTGGGCGGCGCCGCGCGGCGCATGTTCGAGGCGATGGAAGAAGGATCGGCGCTGATCTACGTTCCCGCTCTCGTGCTGGTGGAGGTCGGCGAGGCGACCGCCGCGGGGCGGCTGGCGCTCCCTTTCGGATTCGAGGAATGGACCGGCCGCCTGCTTTCCTCCGGGCGCTGTTTCGCGGTGGACCTCACGTGGGAGATCATCCGCCGGGCCGAGCGCCTCCGCGCCATCCCCGAGCGCGGCGACCGCCTGATCGCCGCTACGGCCGCACAGCTGGGGCACCCCCTCATCACCCGCGACCCCGCCATCGCCGCCGCTTCCGGCGTGGAGGTCATCTGGTGA
- a CDS encoding type II toxin-antitoxin system Phd/YefM family antitoxin, with protein MKKVSVSEARANLFDLVEQVTADPQEEVVIEHRSQKGRAVLVDAGHYEYLKAAAAGLRQIRERPFKLKGSMQLTVPPDEFDEWFEENRRRSSAAADAKFGDL; from the coding sequence GTGAAGAAGGTGAGCGTGTCCGAAGCGCGGGCCAACCTCTTCGACCTGGTAGAGCAGGTCACTGCCGATCCGCAGGAAGAGGTCGTGATCGAGCACCGCAGCCAGAAGGGGCGTGCGGTGCTGGTTGACGCGGGCCATTACGAGTACCTCAAGGCGGCCGCCGCCGGGCTCAGGCAGATCCGGGAGCGCCCTTTCAAGCTGAAGGGGAGCATGCAGCTGACGGTGCCGCCGGATGAGTTCGACGAGTGGTTCGAGGAGAACCGCCGGCGCTCCTCGGCAGCCGCGGACGCGAAGTTCGGCGACCTGTAG
- a CDS encoding DEAD/DEAH box helicase — MPFNKLQLHPTLLKGIKELGFTRPTPIQEQAVPPAMEGRDVLACAMTGSGKTAAFLLPIIQRLMDKPRGTTRALILTPTRELAAQIHQHLEELAVHTPVTGAAVFGGVGMGPQEHAFRSGVDIIIATPGRLLDHFRQPYAKLSGLEVLVLDEADRMLDMGFLPDIRRVLKHLPTSRQTLFFSATMPDAIAKLSGEMLKQPALINQERKAAPAVGITQAIYPVQESLKAELFLELLKRDEIGNVIVFTRTKHRANRLADFLEKNRIPNAKIHGNRSQPQRTEALAGFKSGKFRVLVATDIVARGIDVEALEHVVNFDVPHVPEDYIHRVGRTARAEATGDAYTFVSPEEEADLRAIERAVGKKLPRVTVADFDYNRKPTERFEVPLAERIAEIRARKSEERARAKAKAERKAQNEAAGGSSRGPRRPAEPSRDRPRAEGRPSDGGRPRNDRGGQHPRSADGRGQGGGRSGGRSRSGGRPTEGAA; from the coding sequence ATGCCTTTCAACAAGCTGCAACTTCACCCGACGCTCCTGAAGGGGATCAAGGAGCTCGGGTTCACGCGCCCCACGCCCATCCAGGAGCAGGCCGTTCCGCCCGCCATGGAAGGGCGCGACGTTCTGGCGTGCGCGATGACCGGGAGCGGCAAGACGGCCGCCTTCCTTCTCCCCATCATCCAGCGACTGATGGACAAGCCCCGCGGCACCACGCGGGCGCTGATCCTTACCCCTACGCGCGAGCTGGCCGCGCAGATCCACCAGCACCTCGAGGAGCTGGCGGTGCACACGCCCGTCACCGGCGCGGCCGTCTTCGGCGGCGTGGGGATGGGGCCGCAGGAGCACGCTTTCCGCAGCGGCGTCGACATCATCATCGCCACCCCCGGTCGGCTGCTGGACCACTTCAGACAGCCGTACGCCAAGCTGAGCGGCCTGGAAGTGCTGGTGCTGGACGAGGCGGACCGCATGCTGGACATGGGCTTCCTCCCCGACATCCGGCGCGTGCTGAAGCACCTGCCCACCAGCCGGCAGACGCTCTTCTTCAGCGCCACCATGCCGGACGCGATCGCGAAGCTCTCCGGCGAGATGCTGAAGCAGCCCGCGCTCATCAACCAGGAGCGCAAGGCGGCGCCGGCGGTGGGGATCACGCAGGCCATCTACCCCGTGCAGGAATCGCTCAAGGCCGAGCTCTTTCTGGAGCTGCTGAAGCGCGACGAGATCGGCAACGTGATCGTCTTCACCCGTACCAAGCACCGGGCCAACCGGCTTGCGGACTTCCTGGAGAAGAACCGCATCCCCAACGCCAAGATCCACGGCAACCGCAGCCAGCCGCAGCGCACCGAGGCGCTGGCCGGCTTCAAGAGCGGGAAGTTCCGCGTGCTGGTGGCCACCGACATCGTGGCCCGCGGCATCGACGTGGAAGCGCTGGAGCACGTGGTGAACTTCGACGTTCCGCACGTGCCGGAAGACTACATCCACCGCGTGGGCCGCACGGCGCGCGCCGAGGCCACGGGCGACGCGTACACCTTTGTGTCGCCCGAGGAAGAGGCGGACCTGCGCGCCATCGAGCGGGCAGTCGGCAAGAAGCTGCCGCGCGTGACGGTGGCGGACTTCGACTACAACCGCAAGCCCACGGAGCGCTTCGAGGTGCCGCTCGCAGAGCGCATCGCCGAGATCCGCGCGCGCAAGTCCGAGGAGCGTGCCCGCGCCAAGGCCAAGGCCGAGCGCAAGGCGCAGAACGAGGCCGCGGGCGGTTCCAGCCGCGGCCCGCGCCGTCCCGCCGAGCCGTCGCGAGACCGTCCCCGCGCCGAGGGCCGCCCCTCCGACGGCGGCCGGCCCCGCAACGACCGCGGCGGCCAGCATCCCCGCTCCGCGGATGGTCGTGGGCAGGGGGGCGGGCGCAGCGGTGGCCGCAGCCGCTCCGGCGGGCGCCCCACCGAGGGTGCCGCCTGA
- a CDS encoding ferritin-like domain-containing protein, with product MALNTLRDLYVEQLRDLYSAENQILKALPKMAEAAKHPELRQAFEAHVTLTEEHVRRLDSIFADLDEKGSGHHCKGMEGLLKEANDTVKEKGDSDVLDAAMIANAQRVEHYEIAGYGCVRTYARMLGREQDATLIQQTLDEEGATDEQLTTLAERVINIDALRDM from the coding sequence ATGGCGCTCAATACTTTGCGGGACCTGTACGTGGAGCAGCTTCGCGACCTGTACAGCGCGGAAAACCAGATCCTGAAGGCGCTCCCCAAGATGGCGGAGGCGGCCAAGCACCCCGAGCTGCGCCAGGCGTTCGAGGCTCACGTGACGCTGACGGAGGAGCACGTGCGCCGGCTGGATTCGATCTTCGCCGACCTGGACGAGAAGGGGTCCGGCCATCACTGCAAGGGGATGGAGGGGCTCCTCAAGGAAGCCAACGACACCGTCAAGGAGAAGGGCGACTCCGACGTGCTGGACGCCGCCATGATCGCCAACGCGCAGCGCGTAGAGCACTACGAGATCGCCGGCTACGGCTGCGTGCGCACGTACGCCCGCATGCTGGGCCGCGAGCAGGACGCCACCCTAATCCAGCAGACGCTGGACGAGGAGGGCGCCACCGACGAGCAGCTCACGACGCTCGCCGAGCGCGTCATCAACATCGACGCCCTGCGCGACATGTAA
- a CDS encoding carboxypeptidase regulatory-like domain-containing protein gives MILRRLLAFPALLLMLATPAAAQVLSGRVLDAADGQPVPQARISAVNAEGRTVARTTSAENGTFSMQIRVTDPVRLRAERTGYSPTLTQPVQVGILETLQVDVRMAVQALSVEPLTVVGRIQPKRRASLELSGFYDREARGLGRFLRREEIERHSNADITQVLDRLPGTTRIGYNIALDRSSMAGAIYRSQKGAGGASQCLPQVYLDGNRMAYDRSGLAGMALPEHLEAVEVFSGSSQIPPQYSGSDSACGVILLWTRKEP, from the coding sequence ATGATCCTCCGCCGGCTCCTGGCCTTCCCCGCCCTCCTCCTTATGCTCGCCACCCCCGCCGCGGCACAGGTGCTCAGCGGCCGCGTGCTGGACGCCGCCGACGGGCAGCCCGTGCCGCAGGCGCGCATCAGCGCCGTCAACGCGGAGGGGCGCACGGTCGCACGCACCACCTCCGCGGAGAACGGCACCTTTTCGATGCAGATCCGCGTGACCGACCCGGTGCGCCTGCGCGCGGAGCGAACGGGCTACAGCCCCACCCTCACGCAGCCGGTGCAGGTGGGGATCCTGGAAACGCTGCAGGTGGACGTGCGCATGGCGGTGCAGGCGCTGTCGGTGGAGCCGCTCACCGTCGTCGGCCGCATCCAGCCGAAGCGGCGTGCATCGCTCGAGCTCTCCGGCTTCTACGACCGCGAGGCCCGGGGGCTCGGGCGATTCCTGCGGCGGGAGGAGATCGAGCGGCACTCCAACGCGGACATCACCCAGGTGCTGGACCGCCTACCCGGCACCACGCGGATCGGCTACAACATCGCCCTGGACCGCTCCTCGATGGCTGGTGCGATCTACCGGAGCCAGAAAGGCGCTGGCGGTGCCTCCCAGTGCTTGCCCCAGGTGTACCTGGACGGGAACCGGATGGCGTACGACCGCAGCGGCCTGGCCGGGATGGCGCTGCCCGAGCACCTGGAGGCGGTGGAGGTGTTCAGCGGCTCGTCGCAGATCCCGCCCCAGTACAGCGGAAGCGACTCGGCGTGCGGCGTGATCCTGCTCTGGACGCGTAAAGAGCCGTAG
- a CDS encoding MBL fold metallo-hydrolase, with amino-acid sequence MSNAPDRRPSHHTANGKFRIPWLVEGGERRTQLHLLQWMGERFLRGRPPNPKPGDLPMARPEIASPRADGDEIRITWVGHSTFLIQAGSINILTDPHWSLRASPSQRIGPARFVPPAIAWEALPPIDAVLLSHDHYDHLDEDTVRRLHERFGAALRWATPLKYAEWFARLGIRGITELDWWDEAELPGGVRVTCAPAQHWTRRTMREMNDRLWASFALRLPDGRGIYFAGDSGYFGGYGEIARRAGPFDVVLMPVGAYDPRWFMKPAHMNPEEAVRAYQDLGGRGAFVGMHWGTFRLTDEDPLEPPIRTRAAWTAAGLPQPDLHLPRHGETIRLGRGSP; translated from the coding sequence TTGAGTAACGCGCCCGATCGCCGTCCGTCACATCACACGGCGAATGGCAAGTTCAGGATTCCGTGGTTGGTGGAGGGCGGCGAGAGGCGCACGCAGCTCCATCTGCTGCAGTGGATGGGCGAGCGCTTCCTGCGAGGCCGCCCGCCGAACCCCAAGCCCGGCGACCTTCCGATGGCGCGCCCGGAGATCGCATCGCCGCGCGCGGACGGGGACGAGATACGAATCACGTGGGTGGGCCACTCGACGTTCCTGATCCAGGCGGGCTCGATCAACATCCTCACCGATCCGCACTGGAGCCTGCGTGCGTCGCCATCGCAGCGGATCGGGCCGGCGCGCTTCGTACCGCCCGCGATCGCGTGGGAGGCGCTGCCGCCCATCGACGCCGTCCTCCTGTCGCACGACCACTACGACCACCTGGACGAGGACACGGTGCGGCGCCTCCACGAGCGGTTCGGGGCGGCGCTGCGCTGGGCGACGCCGCTGAAGTACGCGGAGTGGTTCGCGCGGCTGGGCATCCGCGGGATCACGGAGCTGGACTGGTGGGACGAGGCGGAGCTGCCCGGAGGCGTGCGCGTGACCTGCGCCCCCGCGCAGCACTGGACGCGGCGCACCATGCGCGAGATGAACGACCGCCTCTGGGCCTCCTTCGCCCTGCGCCTGCCGGACGGCCGCGGGATCTACTTCGCGGGAGACAGCGGCTACTTCGGCGGGTACGGCGAGATCGCGCGCCGCGCGGGGCCCTTCGACGTTGTGCTGATGCCGGTGGGTGCCTACGACCCGCGCTGGTTCATGAAGCCGGCGCACATGAACCCCGAAGAGGCGGTGCGTGCCTACCAGGACCTCGGGGGGCGCGGCGCGTTCGTGGGGATGCACTGGGGCACCTTTCGCCTCACCGACGAGGACCCGCTCGAGCCGCCCATCCGCACCCGCGCCGCCTGGACGGCCGCCGGGCTGCCGCAGCCGGATCTGCACCTGCCGCGGCACGGCGAGACGATCCGCCTCGGCCGTGGCTCGCCATGA